One genomic window of Solanum dulcamara chromosome 12, daSolDulc1.2, whole genome shotgun sequence includes the following:
- the LOC129877811 gene encoding phytochrome A isoform X2 has translation MSSSRPSQSSTTSSRSKHSARIIAQTSIDARLHADFEESGDSFDYSSSVRVTSVAEGEQRPKSDKVTTAYLHQIQKGKFIQPFGCLLALDEKTLKVIAFSENAPEMLTMVSHAVPSVGEHPVLGIGTDIRTIFTGPSGAALQKALGFGEVSLLNPVLVHCKTSGKPFYAIVHRVTGSLIIDFEPVKPYEVPMTAAGALQSYKLAAKAITRLQSLPSGSMERLCDTMVQEVFELTGYDRVMAYKFHDDDHGEVVSEITKPGLEPYLGLHYPATDIPQAARFLFMKNKVRMICDCQAKHVKVVQDEKLPFDLTLCGSTLRAPHYCHLQYMENMNSIASLVMAVVVNDGDEEGESSDSSQSQKRKRLWGLVVCHNTTPRFVPFPLRYACEFLAQVFAIHVNKELELESQFLEKNILRTQTLLCDMLMRDAPLGIVSQSPNIMDLVKCDGAALLYKNKIHRLGMNPSDFQLHDIVSWLCEYHTDSTGLSTDSLYDAGFPGALALGDAVCGMAAVRISDKDWLFWFRSHTAAEVRWGGAKHEPGEKDDGRKMHPRSSFKAFLEVVKTRSIPWKDYEMDAIHSLQLILRNAFKDADAVNSNTNSIHTKLNDLKIDGMQELEAVTAEMVRLIETASVPIFAVDVDGQVNGWNTKVAELTGLPVDEAIGKHLLTLVEDSSVDTVSKMLELALQGKEERNVEFEIKTHGPSRDSSPISLIVNACASKDVRDSVVGVCFIAQDITGQKIIMDKFTRIEGDYRAIIQNPHPLIPPIFGTDQFGWCSEWNSAMTKLTGWWRDDVIDKMLLGEVFGTQAACCRLKNQEAFVKFGVILNNAITGQESEKIPFGFFARYGKYVECLLCVSKRLDKEGAVTGLFCFLQLASHELQQALHVQRLSEQTALKRLKVLAYIRRQIRNPLSGIIFSRKMLEETSLGIEQKNILHTSAQCQRQLNKILDDTDLDSIIDGYLDLEMLEFKLHEVLVASISQVMMKSNGKNIMIANDMVEDLLNETLYGDGPRLQQVLADFLLVSVNSTPTGGQLSISCRLTKDRIGEAVQLALLEFSGGLGNCFMTKLFANLALYIWSFPTFIWRMSIFATVQTRWVIFQELILVLSFVAGC, from the exons ATGTCGTCGTCAAGACCTAGCCAATCTTCCACCACTTCATCAAGATCAAAGCACAGTGCTAGGATCATTGCACAGACCTCTATAGATGCAAGGTTGCATGCAGACTTTGAGGAATCAGGTGATTCCTTTGACTATTCAAGCTCAGTAAGGGTTACAAGTGTCGCTGAGGGTGAGCAAAGGCCCAAGTCGGACAAAGTTACCACCGCTTACCTTCATCAGATCCAGAAGGGCAAGTTTATCCAGCCATTTGGTTGTCTGTTAGCCCTGGATGAGAAAACATTAAAGGTCATAGCATTCAGTGAGAATGCCCCTGAAATGCTGACCATGGTTAGCCATGCTGTTCCAAGTGTTGGTGAGCATCCAGTTCTTGGCATTGGGACTGATATCAGGACGATCTTCACTGGTCCTAGTGGCGCAGCATTGCAGAAAGCCTTAGGGTTTGGGGAGGTTTCTCTGTTAAATCCTGTCCTTGTTCATTGCAAAACTTCTGGGAAGCCATTTTATGCAATTGTTCATAGGGTTACAGGTAGCTTAATCATTGATTTTGAGCCTGTGAAACCCTATGAAGTTCCCATGACTGCTGCAGGGGCCCTGCAGTCATATAAACTTGCAGCGAAAGCCATTACTCGCTTGCAGTCTTTGCCCAGTGGCAGCATGGAAAGACTTTGTGATACAATGGTTCAGGAGGTTTTTGAACTCACAGGTTATGACAGGGTGATGGCATATAAATTTCACGATGATGATCATGGAGAGGTGGTGTCTGAGATCACAAAGCCTGGCCTCGAGCCTTACCTTGGTTTACATTATCCTGCTACGGATATTCCACAGGCCGCACGctttttgtttatgaagaatAAGGTCCGAATGATTTGTGATTGCCAAGCAAAACATGTGAAGGTAGTCCAAGATGAGAAGCTTCCATTTGACTTAACATTGTGCGGCTCTACTCTTAGGGCCCCTCACTACTGCCATTTACAGTATATGGAGAACATGAATTCAATTGCATCACTTGTAATGGCAGTTGTGGTCAATGACGGGGATGAAGAAGGAGAAAGCTCTGATTCTTCACaatctcaaaaaagaaaaaggctatGGGGCCTGGTTGTTTGCCACAACACAACCCCAAGGTTTGTCCCCTTCCCACTGAGATATGCATGTGAGTTTCTTGCACAAGTCTTTGCCATACACGTTAACAAGGAACTGGAATTGGAAAGTCAGTTCCTTGAGAAAAATATTCTGCGTACTCAGACTCTCTTGTGTGATATGCTGATGCGAGATGCTCCCCTAGGTATCGTGTCACAGAGCCCCAACATTATGGATCTTGTCAAATGTGATGGTGCTGCTTTGCTCTATAAGAATAAGATACATCGATTAGGAATGAACCCAAGCGACTTTCAGCTGCACGATATTGTATCATGGCTTTGTGAGTATCATACAGATTCCACAGGCTTGAGTACGGATAGCTTGTATGATGCTGGTTTTCCTGGGGCTCTTGCTCTTGGTGATGCAGTCTGCGGTATGGCGGCTGTGAGAATATCTGATAAGGACTGGCTGTTCTGGTTCAGGTCACACACTGCCGCTGAAGTTAGATGGGGTGGTGCAAAGCATGAACCTGGTGAGAAGGATGATGGCAGGAAAATGCATCCTAGGTCATCATTCAAAGCATTCCTGGAAGTTGTCAAGACTAGGAGTATACCCTGGAAGGACTATGAGATGGATGCAATCCACTCTTTGCAGCTTATACTAAGAAATGCTTTCAAGGATGCTGATGCCGTGAATTCAAATACCAATTCCATCCATACGAAGCTTAATGATCTAAAGATTGACGGAATGCAGGAACTAGAAGCAGTGACAGCTGAAATGGTCCGCTTAATTGAAACAGCTTCAGTTCCTATATTCGCAGTTGATGTGGACGGGCAGGTTAATGGATGGAACACAAAAGTTGCTGAATTAACTGGTCTTCCTGTTGATGAAGCAATTGGGAAACATCTGCTCACTCTCGTGGAGGATTCATCAGTTGATACCGTGAGTAAGATGTTGGAATTAGCATTGCAGG GGAAAGAGGAAAGAAATGTAGAGTTTGAAATAAAAACACATGGGCCGTCAAGGGATTCTAGTCCAATCAGCTTAATCGTGAATGCATGTGCAAGCAAAGATGTTCGGGATAGTGTTGTGGGTGTATGTTTTATTGCTCAGGATATAACTGGACAAAAAATTATCATGGACAAGTTCACCCGAATCGAAGGTGACTATAGAGCGATTATCCAAAATCCTCACCCATTGATCCCACCAATATTTGGTACTGATCAATTTGGCTGGTGTTCTGAGTGGAATTCTGCGATGACCAAGTTAACGGGATGGTGGCGTGATGATGTTATAGATAAAATGCTGTTAGGGGAGGTCTTTGGGACACAGGCAGCTTGCTGCCGTCTCAAGAATCAAGAAGCTTTTGTAAAATTTGGAGTTATACTAAACAATGCTATCACTGGTCAAGAATCTGAGAAGATTCCTTTTGGTTTCTTTGCACGTTACGGGAAATATGTGGAGTGCTTACTCTGTGTGAGCAAAAGGTTAGATAAAGAGGGTGCAGTCACGGGACTCTTTTGTTTCCTGCAGCTTGCAAGCCATGAGTTGCAACAAGCTCTTCATGTTCAACGATTATCAGAACAAACTGCGTTGAAAAGGTTGAAAGTATTAGCTTACATAAGGAGGCAAATTAGGAATCCTCTTTCTGGGATTATATTCTCTCGGAAGATGCTAGAGGAGACTAGCTTGGGCATAGAGCAGAAAAATATACTGCATACAAGTGCACAGTGTCAGCGTCAGCTCAATAAAATTCTTGATGATACAGATCTTGATAGCATCATAGATGG TTATTTGGATCTGGAGATGCTCGAGTTTAAGCTGCATGAAGTATTGGTAGCATCTATAAGTCAAGTCATGATGAAGAGCAATGGAAAGAATATAATGATCGCGAATGACATGGTTGAAGATCTTCTCAATGAAACTTTATACGGAGATGGTCCGAGGCTTCAACAAGTCCTAGCAGACTTTTTGTTAGTATCTGTGAACTCTACACCAACTGGTGGCCAGCTTAGTATTTCATGCAGGTTAACTAAAGATCGCATAGGAGAAGCTGTTCAGCTTGCTCTCTTGGAATTCAG cgGTGGCTTGGGCAACTGCTTCATGACCAAGTTGTTTGCAAATCTTGCACTGTACATCTGGTCTTTTCCAACATTTATATGGAGGATGTCCATTTTTGCCACAGTGCAGACAAGATGGGTAATTTTTCAAGAACTTATCCTTGTTTTGAGTTTTGTGGCTGGCTGTTAA
- the LOC129877811 gene encoding phytochrome A isoform X3, giving the protein MSSSRPSQSSTTSSRSKHSARIIAQTSIDARLHADFEESGDSFDYSSSVRVTSVAEGEQRPKSDKVTTAYLHQIQKGKFIQPFGCLLALDEKTLKVIAFSENAPEMLTMVSHAVPSVGEHPVLGIGTDIRTIFTGPSGAALQKALGFGEVSLLNPVLVHCKTSGKPFYAIVHRVTGSLIIDFEPVKPYEVPMTAAGALQSYKLAAKAITRLQSLPSGSMERLCDTMVQEVFELTGYDRVMAYKFHDDDHGEVVSEITKPGLEPYLGLHYPATDIPQAARFLFMKNKVRMICDCQAKHVKVVQDEKLPFDLTLCGSTLRAPHYCHLQYMENMNSIASLVMAVVVNDGDEEGESSDSSQSQKRKRLWGLVVCHNTTPRFVPFPLRYACEFLAQVFAIHVNKELELESQFLEKNILRTQTLLCDMLMRDAPLGIVSQSPNIMDLVKCDGAALLYKNKIHRLGMNPSDFQLHDIVSWLCEYHTDSTGLSTDSLYDAGFPGALALGDAVCGMAAVRISDKDWLFWFRSHTAAEVRWGGAKHEPGEKDDGRKMHPRSSFKAFLEVVKTRSIPWKDYEMDAIHSLQLILRNAFKDADAVNSNTNSIHTKLNDLKIDGMQELEAVTAEMVRLIETASVPIFAVDVDGQVNGWNTKVAELTGLPVDEAIGKHLLTLVEDSSVDTVSKMLELALQGKEERNVEFEIKTHGPSRDSSPISLIVNACASKDVRDSVVGVCFIAQDITGQKIIMDKFTRIEGDYRAIIQNPHPLIPPIFGTDQFGWCSEWNSAMTKLTGWWRDDVIDKMLLGEVFGTQAACCRLKNQEAFVKFGVILNNAITGQESEKIPFGFFARYGKYVECLLCVSKRLDKEGAVTGLFCFLQLASHELQQALHVQRLSEQTALKRLKVLAYIRRQIRNPLSGIIFSRKMLEETSLGIEQKNILHTSAQCQRQLNKILDDTDLDSIIDGYLDLEMLEFKLHEVLVASISQVMMKSNGKNIMIANDMVEDLLNETLYGDGPRLQQVLADFLLVSVNSTPTGGQLSISCRLTKDRIGEAVQLALLEFRHLLLQDKTHRGWSARRIA; this is encoded by the exons ATGTCGTCGTCAAGACCTAGCCAATCTTCCACCACTTCATCAAGATCAAAGCACAGTGCTAGGATCATTGCACAGACCTCTATAGATGCAAGGTTGCATGCAGACTTTGAGGAATCAGGTGATTCCTTTGACTATTCAAGCTCAGTAAGGGTTACAAGTGTCGCTGAGGGTGAGCAAAGGCCCAAGTCGGACAAAGTTACCACCGCTTACCTTCATCAGATCCAGAAGGGCAAGTTTATCCAGCCATTTGGTTGTCTGTTAGCCCTGGATGAGAAAACATTAAAGGTCATAGCATTCAGTGAGAATGCCCCTGAAATGCTGACCATGGTTAGCCATGCTGTTCCAAGTGTTGGTGAGCATCCAGTTCTTGGCATTGGGACTGATATCAGGACGATCTTCACTGGTCCTAGTGGCGCAGCATTGCAGAAAGCCTTAGGGTTTGGGGAGGTTTCTCTGTTAAATCCTGTCCTTGTTCATTGCAAAACTTCTGGGAAGCCATTTTATGCAATTGTTCATAGGGTTACAGGTAGCTTAATCATTGATTTTGAGCCTGTGAAACCCTATGAAGTTCCCATGACTGCTGCAGGGGCCCTGCAGTCATATAAACTTGCAGCGAAAGCCATTACTCGCTTGCAGTCTTTGCCCAGTGGCAGCATGGAAAGACTTTGTGATACAATGGTTCAGGAGGTTTTTGAACTCACAGGTTATGACAGGGTGATGGCATATAAATTTCACGATGATGATCATGGAGAGGTGGTGTCTGAGATCACAAAGCCTGGCCTCGAGCCTTACCTTGGTTTACATTATCCTGCTACGGATATTCCACAGGCCGCACGctttttgtttatgaagaatAAGGTCCGAATGATTTGTGATTGCCAAGCAAAACATGTGAAGGTAGTCCAAGATGAGAAGCTTCCATTTGACTTAACATTGTGCGGCTCTACTCTTAGGGCCCCTCACTACTGCCATTTACAGTATATGGAGAACATGAATTCAATTGCATCACTTGTAATGGCAGTTGTGGTCAATGACGGGGATGAAGAAGGAGAAAGCTCTGATTCTTCACaatctcaaaaaagaaaaaggctatGGGGCCTGGTTGTTTGCCACAACACAACCCCAAGGTTTGTCCCCTTCCCACTGAGATATGCATGTGAGTTTCTTGCACAAGTCTTTGCCATACACGTTAACAAGGAACTGGAATTGGAAAGTCAGTTCCTTGAGAAAAATATTCTGCGTACTCAGACTCTCTTGTGTGATATGCTGATGCGAGATGCTCCCCTAGGTATCGTGTCACAGAGCCCCAACATTATGGATCTTGTCAAATGTGATGGTGCTGCTTTGCTCTATAAGAATAAGATACATCGATTAGGAATGAACCCAAGCGACTTTCAGCTGCACGATATTGTATCATGGCTTTGTGAGTATCATACAGATTCCACAGGCTTGAGTACGGATAGCTTGTATGATGCTGGTTTTCCTGGGGCTCTTGCTCTTGGTGATGCAGTCTGCGGTATGGCGGCTGTGAGAATATCTGATAAGGACTGGCTGTTCTGGTTCAGGTCACACACTGCCGCTGAAGTTAGATGGGGTGGTGCAAAGCATGAACCTGGTGAGAAGGATGATGGCAGGAAAATGCATCCTAGGTCATCATTCAAAGCATTCCTGGAAGTTGTCAAGACTAGGAGTATACCCTGGAAGGACTATGAGATGGATGCAATCCACTCTTTGCAGCTTATACTAAGAAATGCTTTCAAGGATGCTGATGCCGTGAATTCAAATACCAATTCCATCCATACGAAGCTTAATGATCTAAAGATTGACGGAATGCAGGAACTAGAAGCAGTGACAGCTGAAATGGTCCGCTTAATTGAAACAGCTTCAGTTCCTATATTCGCAGTTGATGTGGACGGGCAGGTTAATGGATGGAACACAAAAGTTGCTGAATTAACTGGTCTTCCTGTTGATGAAGCAATTGGGAAACATCTGCTCACTCTCGTGGAGGATTCATCAGTTGATACCGTGAGTAAGATGTTGGAATTAGCATTGCAGG GGAAAGAGGAAAGAAATGTAGAGTTTGAAATAAAAACACATGGGCCGTCAAGGGATTCTAGTCCAATCAGCTTAATCGTGAATGCATGTGCAAGCAAAGATGTTCGGGATAGTGTTGTGGGTGTATGTTTTATTGCTCAGGATATAACTGGACAAAAAATTATCATGGACAAGTTCACCCGAATCGAAGGTGACTATAGAGCGATTATCCAAAATCCTCACCCATTGATCCCACCAATATTTGGTACTGATCAATTTGGCTGGTGTTCTGAGTGGAATTCTGCGATGACCAAGTTAACGGGATGGTGGCGTGATGATGTTATAGATAAAATGCTGTTAGGGGAGGTCTTTGGGACACAGGCAGCTTGCTGCCGTCTCAAGAATCAAGAAGCTTTTGTAAAATTTGGAGTTATACTAAACAATGCTATCACTGGTCAAGAATCTGAGAAGATTCCTTTTGGTTTCTTTGCACGTTACGGGAAATATGTGGAGTGCTTACTCTGTGTGAGCAAAAGGTTAGATAAAGAGGGTGCAGTCACGGGACTCTTTTGTTTCCTGCAGCTTGCAAGCCATGAGTTGCAACAAGCTCTTCATGTTCAACGATTATCAGAACAAACTGCGTTGAAAAGGTTGAAAGTATTAGCTTACATAAGGAGGCAAATTAGGAATCCTCTTTCTGGGATTATATTCTCTCGGAAGATGCTAGAGGAGACTAGCTTGGGCATAGAGCAGAAAAATATACTGCATACAAGTGCACAGTGTCAGCGTCAGCTCAATAAAATTCTTGATGATACAGATCTTGATAGCATCATAGATGG TTATTTGGATCTGGAGATGCTCGAGTTTAAGCTGCATGAAGTATTGGTAGCATCTATAAGTCAAGTCATGATGAAGAGCAATGGAAAGAATATAATGATCGCGAATGACATGGTTGAAGATCTTCTCAATGAAACTTTATACGGAGATGGTCCGAGGCTTCAACAAGTCCTAGCAGACTTTTTGTTAGTATCTGTGAACTCTACACCAACTGGTGGCCAGCTTAGTATTTCATGCAGGTTAACTAAAGATCGCATAGGAGAAGCTGTTCAGCTTGCTCTCTTGGAATTCAG ACACTTACTATTGCAGGATAAGACACACAGGGGGTGGAGTGCCAGAAGAATTGCTTAG
- the LOC129877811 gene encoding phytochrome A isoform X1, with protein sequence MSSSRPSQSSTTSSRSKHSARIIAQTSIDARLHADFEESGDSFDYSSSVRVTSVAEGEQRPKSDKVTTAYLHQIQKGKFIQPFGCLLALDEKTLKVIAFSENAPEMLTMVSHAVPSVGEHPVLGIGTDIRTIFTGPSGAALQKALGFGEVSLLNPVLVHCKTSGKPFYAIVHRVTGSLIIDFEPVKPYEVPMTAAGALQSYKLAAKAITRLQSLPSGSMERLCDTMVQEVFELTGYDRVMAYKFHDDDHGEVVSEITKPGLEPYLGLHYPATDIPQAARFLFMKNKVRMICDCQAKHVKVVQDEKLPFDLTLCGSTLRAPHYCHLQYMENMNSIASLVMAVVVNDGDEEGESSDSSQSQKRKRLWGLVVCHNTTPRFVPFPLRYACEFLAQVFAIHVNKELELESQFLEKNILRTQTLLCDMLMRDAPLGIVSQSPNIMDLVKCDGAALLYKNKIHRLGMNPSDFQLHDIVSWLCEYHTDSTGLSTDSLYDAGFPGALALGDAVCGMAAVRISDKDWLFWFRSHTAAEVRWGGAKHEPGEKDDGRKMHPRSSFKAFLEVVKTRSIPWKDYEMDAIHSLQLILRNAFKDADAVNSNTNSIHTKLNDLKIDGMQELEAVTAEMVRLIETASVPIFAVDVDGQVNGWNTKVAELTGLPVDEAIGKHLLTLVEDSSVDTVSKMLELALQGKEERNVEFEIKTHGPSRDSSPISLIVNACASKDVRDSVVGVCFIAQDITGQKIIMDKFTRIEGDYRAIIQNPHPLIPPIFGTDQFGWCSEWNSAMTKLTGWWRDDVIDKMLLGEVFGTQAACCRLKNQEAFVKFGVILNNAITGQESEKIPFGFFARYGKYVECLLCVSKRLDKEGAVTGLFCFLQLASHELQQALHVQRLSEQTALKRLKVLAYIRRQIRNPLSGIIFSRKMLEETSLGIEQKNILHTSAQCQRQLNKILDDTDLDSIIDGYLDLEMLEFKLHEVLVASISQVMMKSNGKNIMIANDMVEDLLNETLYGDGPRLQQVLADFLLVSVNSTPTGGQLSISCRLTKDRIGEAVQLALLEFRIRHTGGGVPEELLSQMFGSEADASEEGISLLISRKLVKLMNGEVQYLREAGRSTFIISVELAVATKSS encoded by the exons ATGTCGTCGTCAAGACCTAGCCAATCTTCCACCACTTCATCAAGATCAAAGCACAGTGCTAGGATCATTGCACAGACCTCTATAGATGCAAGGTTGCATGCAGACTTTGAGGAATCAGGTGATTCCTTTGACTATTCAAGCTCAGTAAGGGTTACAAGTGTCGCTGAGGGTGAGCAAAGGCCCAAGTCGGACAAAGTTACCACCGCTTACCTTCATCAGATCCAGAAGGGCAAGTTTATCCAGCCATTTGGTTGTCTGTTAGCCCTGGATGAGAAAACATTAAAGGTCATAGCATTCAGTGAGAATGCCCCTGAAATGCTGACCATGGTTAGCCATGCTGTTCCAAGTGTTGGTGAGCATCCAGTTCTTGGCATTGGGACTGATATCAGGACGATCTTCACTGGTCCTAGTGGCGCAGCATTGCAGAAAGCCTTAGGGTTTGGGGAGGTTTCTCTGTTAAATCCTGTCCTTGTTCATTGCAAAACTTCTGGGAAGCCATTTTATGCAATTGTTCATAGGGTTACAGGTAGCTTAATCATTGATTTTGAGCCTGTGAAACCCTATGAAGTTCCCATGACTGCTGCAGGGGCCCTGCAGTCATATAAACTTGCAGCGAAAGCCATTACTCGCTTGCAGTCTTTGCCCAGTGGCAGCATGGAAAGACTTTGTGATACAATGGTTCAGGAGGTTTTTGAACTCACAGGTTATGACAGGGTGATGGCATATAAATTTCACGATGATGATCATGGAGAGGTGGTGTCTGAGATCACAAAGCCTGGCCTCGAGCCTTACCTTGGTTTACATTATCCTGCTACGGATATTCCACAGGCCGCACGctttttgtttatgaagaatAAGGTCCGAATGATTTGTGATTGCCAAGCAAAACATGTGAAGGTAGTCCAAGATGAGAAGCTTCCATTTGACTTAACATTGTGCGGCTCTACTCTTAGGGCCCCTCACTACTGCCATTTACAGTATATGGAGAACATGAATTCAATTGCATCACTTGTAATGGCAGTTGTGGTCAATGACGGGGATGAAGAAGGAGAAAGCTCTGATTCTTCACaatctcaaaaaagaaaaaggctatGGGGCCTGGTTGTTTGCCACAACACAACCCCAAGGTTTGTCCCCTTCCCACTGAGATATGCATGTGAGTTTCTTGCACAAGTCTTTGCCATACACGTTAACAAGGAACTGGAATTGGAAAGTCAGTTCCTTGAGAAAAATATTCTGCGTACTCAGACTCTCTTGTGTGATATGCTGATGCGAGATGCTCCCCTAGGTATCGTGTCACAGAGCCCCAACATTATGGATCTTGTCAAATGTGATGGTGCTGCTTTGCTCTATAAGAATAAGATACATCGATTAGGAATGAACCCAAGCGACTTTCAGCTGCACGATATTGTATCATGGCTTTGTGAGTATCATACAGATTCCACAGGCTTGAGTACGGATAGCTTGTATGATGCTGGTTTTCCTGGGGCTCTTGCTCTTGGTGATGCAGTCTGCGGTATGGCGGCTGTGAGAATATCTGATAAGGACTGGCTGTTCTGGTTCAGGTCACACACTGCCGCTGAAGTTAGATGGGGTGGTGCAAAGCATGAACCTGGTGAGAAGGATGATGGCAGGAAAATGCATCCTAGGTCATCATTCAAAGCATTCCTGGAAGTTGTCAAGACTAGGAGTATACCCTGGAAGGACTATGAGATGGATGCAATCCACTCTTTGCAGCTTATACTAAGAAATGCTTTCAAGGATGCTGATGCCGTGAATTCAAATACCAATTCCATCCATACGAAGCTTAATGATCTAAAGATTGACGGAATGCAGGAACTAGAAGCAGTGACAGCTGAAATGGTCCGCTTAATTGAAACAGCTTCAGTTCCTATATTCGCAGTTGATGTGGACGGGCAGGTTAATGGATGGAACACAAAAGTTGCTGAATTAACTGGTCTTCCTGTTGATGAAGCAATTGGGAAACATCTGCTCACTCTCGTGGAGGATTCATCAGTTGATACCGTGAGTAAGATGTTGGAATTAGCATTGCAGG GGAAAGAGGAAAGAAATGTAGAGTTTGAAATAAAAACACATGGGCCGTCAAGGGATTCTAGTCCAATCAGCTTAATCGTGAATGCATGTGCAAGCAAAGATGTTCGGGATAGTGTTGTGGGTGTATGTTTTATTGCTCAGGATATAACTGGACAAAAAATTATCATGGACAAGTTCACCCGAATCGAAGGTGACTATAGAGCGATTATCCAAAATCCTCACCCATTGATCCCACCAATATTTGGTACTGATCAATTTGGCTGGTGTTCTGAGTGGAATTCTGCGATGACCAAGTTAACGGGATGGTGGCGTGATGATGTTATAGATAAAATGCTGTTAGGGGAGGTCTTTGGGACACAGGCAGCTTGCTGCCGTCTCAAGAATCAAGAAGCTTTTGTAAAATTTGGAGTTATACTAAACAATGCTATCACTGGTCAAGAATCTGAGAAGATTCCTTTTGGTTTCTTTGCACGTTACGGGAAATATGTGGAGTGCTTACTCTGTGTGAGCAAAAGGTTAGATAAAGAGGGTGCAGTCACGGGACTCTTTTGTTTCCTGCAGCTTGCAAGCCATGAGTTGCAACAAGCTCTTCATGTTCAACGATTATCAGAACAAACTGCGTTGAAAAGGTTGAAAGTATTAGCTTACATAAGGAGGCAAATTAGGAATCCTCTTTCTGGGATTATATTCTCTCGGAAGATGCTAGAGGAGACTAGCTTGGGCATAGAGCAGAAAAATATACTGCATACAAGTGCACAGTGTCAGCGTCAGCTCAATAAAATTCTTGATGATACAGATCTTGATAGCATCATAGATGG TTATTTGGATCTGGAGATGCTCGAGTTTAAGCTGCATGAAGTATTGGTAGCATCTATAAGTCAAGTCATGATGAAGAGCAATGGAAAGAATATAATGATCGCGAATGACATGGTTGAAGATCTTCTCAATGAAACTTTATACGGAGATGGTCCGAGGCTTCAACAAGTCCTAGCAGACTTTTTGTTAGTATCTGTGAACTCTACACCAACTGGTGGCCAGCTTAGTATTTCATGCAGGTTAACTAAAGATCGCATAGGAGAAGCTGTTCAGCTTGCTCTCTTGGAATTCAG GATAAGACACACAGGGGGTGGAGTGCCAGAAGAATTGCTTAGCCAAATGTTTGGTAGTGAAGCTGACGCATCTGAAGAAGGGATCAGCTTGCTTATCAGCAGAAAACTGGTCAAGCTTATGAATGGGGAAGTTCAGTACCTAAGAGAGGCCGGGCGATCAACTTTCATTATATCCGTTGAACTTGCAGTGGCTACCAAGTCAAGCTGA